Proteins encoded within one genomic window of Sulfolobales archaeon:
- a CDS encoding Lrp/AsnC ligand binding domain-containing protein → MPQKALVLINIEIGSEEEVLSKLREIPNIKETYLVYGVYDIVAVIEAQTQDELREIVVKHVRRIPKIRSTTTMMVIEEFKK, encoded by the coding sequence ATGCCCCAGAAAGCTCTTGTCCTGATAAATATAGAAATTGGAAGTGAAGAAGAGGTTTTAAGCAAGCTTAGAGAGATTCCTAACATAAAAGAAACATACCTTGTATATGGAGTATATGATATTGTAGCAGTTATAGAAGCTCAGACACAAGATGAGCTTAGAGAAATTGTTGTAAAACATGTGAGAAGAATACCAAAGATAAGATCTACTACGACTATGATGGTTATTGAGGAATTTAAGAAATAG